From a region of the Gossypium raimondii isolate GPD5lz chromosome 10, ASM2569854v1, whole genome shotgun sequence genome:
- the LOC105775589 gene encoding pEARLI1-like lipid transfer protein 3 — MGNLEAEVWLCTAMKVEMLGLPIDLNIALRAELSVCGREGAPEYNCSALHRQIAFYCFPNDGSAQSYYGTCNPLSLGVCVNLLGGLVNLDLGNVPTQPCCSLIHGLADLEAAVCLCTAVRANVLDIKLNLPISLSLLLDNCGRRVATEYICAP, encoded by the exons ATGGGGAATCTTGAAGCTGAAGTTTGGCTTTGCACTGCTATGAAAGTCGAGATGTTGGGCCTTCCCATCGACCTTAATATTGCATTGAGGGCCGAACTCAGTGTCTGTGGAAGAGAAGGTGCTCCTGAATACAATTGCAGTGCATTGCATAGACAAATTGCTTTTTATTGT TTTCCCAACGATGGTAGCGCTCAAAGCTATTATGGTACTTGTAATCCATTGAGCCTTGGTGTGTGTGTTAATCTGTTGGGTGGTTTGGTGAATCTCGACCTCGGCAACGTGCCAACCCAACCATGCTGCAGTTTGATCCATGGGTTGGCTGATCTTGAAGCTGCGGTTTGCCTTTGCACTGCTGTCCGAGCTAATGTCTTGGACATTAAACTCAACCTTCCTATTTCATTGAGTCTCTTACTCGATAATTGTGGAAGAAGGGTGGCTACTGAGTACATTTGCGCTCCATAA
- the LOC128034000 gene encoding 14 kDa proline-rich protein DC2.15-like — protein sequence MASKVKASTALFFSLNLFFFALVSSYNVDNNSNGSFYPTKSRNPVVIRPGYKFPNDGSTHNYYGTCNPLNLGVCLNLLGGLANLNLGNVPTQPCCSLIHGLADLEAAVCLCTAIRANVLDIKLNLPISLSLLLNNCGRRVATEYICAP from the coding sequence ATGGCTTCAAAAGTTAAGGCATCAACTGCTCTATTTTTCTCtcttaaccttttcttttttgctttagTTAGCTCTTATAACGTCGATAATAATTCAAACGGTTCTTTTTATCCGACAAAATCTCGGAACCCTGTTGTAATCCGTCCTGGATACAAGTTTCCTAACGATGGTAGCACTCATAACTACTATGGTACTTGTAATCCATTGAATCTTGGTGTATGTCTTAATCTGTTGGGTGGTTTGGCGAATCTCAACCTCGGCAACGTACCAACCCAACCATGCTGTAGTTTGATCCATGGGTTAGCTGATCTTGAAGCTGCGGTTTGTCTTTGCACTGCCATTAGAGCTAATGTGTTAGACATCAAACTCAACCTTCCTATTTCATTGAGTCTCTTACTCAATAATTGTGGAAGAAGAGTCGCTACCGAATATATTTGCGCTCCTTAA